A single Criblamydia sequanensis CRIB-18 DNA region contains:
- a CDS encoding F-box/WD repeat-containing protein: MNRVGSKPSIIEGLNESEETTGPGIHSLPAELIIEIFSNLDFKSLNMAALTCKLLKDLCKDSALIKNLFFKSLPETAKTLYRTTIDDTFLWQSLMADAHMRSTSGKIEPTLTKIKPTSTRCLKLINGKIFAAAITGAIEVFDGTTGKEIKRLEGHTLEPRDFKMFDGKLISASSDNTIRIWDLEKGETVRVLGGHAGSVIKLEVYKGTLISTSYDKTLRLWDINSGKELKVLAPPNYLHGFCLSDGKIFSVAGDYFYIWDAANGNEIKVIEYPHPVKNFIAANRKLFIASKKGVIHVLDIETNELKKLEGHTKFVTTMVESNGKLFSGSEDRTIRIWDVDSGRELWTLRGHSDQITHIKVLDKNLISYSLPLIPRRFDDQTIRLWDIDTGRELRKFDTSNDFNPVLSLCSLQLSVGKIIAWSSKTILIFDFSQKPQNPII; this comes from the coding sequence ATGAATAGAGTTGGCTCAAAGCCCTCAATTATTGAGGGTCTTAATGAAAGTGAAGAAACAACAGGTCCCGGCATTCATTCTTTGCCTGCTGAATTGATAATAGAGATTTTTTCAAACCTAGACTTCAAATCCCTTAACATGGCAGCTCTCACTTGTAAACTTTTAAAAGACCTATGCAAAGATAGTGCCCTAATAAAAAATCTATTTTTTAAATCGCTTCCTGAAACAGCTAAAACTCTTTACAGAACCACTATTGACGATACTTTCTTATGGCAAAGCTTGATGGCCGATGCCCATATGAGATCAACTTCCGGGAAAATTGAACCTACTCTTACAAAAATTAAACCTACCAGTACGAGATGTCTTAAATTAATAAACGGAAAAATCTTTGCCGCGGCAATAACCGGAGCCATTGAAGTTTTTGATGGTACGACAGGAAAAGAGATTAAAAGACTCGAAGGACATACCCTCGAGCCAAGAGATTTTAAAATGTTTGATGGAAAACTCATTAGCGCCTCTTCGGACAACACCATTCGCATATGGGACTTAGAAAAAGGAGAGACAGTTAGGGTATTAGGGGGTCATGCAGGTTCTGTCATAAAACTTGAGGTCTATAAGGGAACACTTATTAGCACCTCTTATGACAAGACCCTAAGGCTTTGGGATATTAACTCAGGGAAAGAGCTGAAAGTCTTAGCACCCCCAAACTATCTTCATGGCTTTTGTCTTTCTGACGGAAAAATCTTTAGTGTCGCAGGAGATTACTTTTATATTTGGGATGCAGCTAACGGAAATGAGATTAAAGTTATAGAATACCCTCATCCCGTAAAAAATTTTATAGCGGCAAACCGAAAACTTTTCATCGCTTCAAAAAAAGGAGTTATTCATGTGTTGGATATTGAAACAAATGAGCTTAAAAAGCTTGAAGGTCATACAAAATTCGTAACCACTATGGTTGAATCTAACGGAAAACTCTTTAGCGGTTCAGAGGATCGCACAATACGAATATGGGACGTCGATTCAGGAAGAGAACTTTGGACTCTGAGAGGGCATAGCGATCAAATCACGCATATTAAGGTTTTAGACAAAAACCTAATCAGCTACTCTCTGCCTCTAATCCCTCGACGCTTTGATGATCAAACCATTCGGCTTTGGGACATTGACACAGGAAGGGAACTTAGAAAATTTGATACATCGAATGACTTTAATCCTGTGCTGTCTTTATGCAGTCTCCAGCTGTCTGTTGGTAAAATCATCGCTTGGTCTAGCAAAACTATTTTGATTTTCGATTTTAGTCAAAAACCTCAAAACCCCATAATATAA
- a CDS encoding F-box/WD repeat-containing protein, which translates to MNTDGNLTAFPNTPSFHPRFLERKETDIHAIPYEVMLQIFEKLDLKSIFRAAPTCKLWTTLSKDISLLRHLFHKYLPDTAKASPKTNLDENFFLQHLIGDARIRSKSFEIKPILTEIKTDGFISCLKLINGKLFVGTTSSIDIWDTKTEHKVKSFKGDFSMISAIEVADGKLFSPFSDKTIHIKDIESGETLKVLAGHTNLITKIYVSNGKIISKGLCENLRIWDALTGDLIRVIDSKISDFWSDDGKIFALYYASDEGIIHLWNIETGELKSFEGHRDLTFLTAANGKLFSALEDMSICIWDAESGKQLRTFKEHTDRIINLEIVDNKLISYAYDCKICIWDIETGTLLRKLDTSNLSEDKKPLGISSVQIEGGKIFAAAHNKTIQIWNFNQNAKNPIK; encoded by the coding sequence ATGAATACTGATGGAAACCTTACGGCATTCCCTAATACCCCTTCCTTTCACCCTCGGTTTTTAGAAAGAAAGGAGACAGATATTCATGCTATTCCTTATGAAGTAATGCTGCAAATTTTTGAAAAACTTGATCTTAAATCCATTTTTAGAGCCGCCCCTACTTGCAAACTATGGACAACCCTAAGTAAAGACATTTCATTATTAAGACATTTATTTCATAAATATTTGCCCGACACGGCTAAGGCTTCTCCTAAAACTAATCTTGATGAAAATTTCTTCCTCCAACACTTAATTGGTGACGCACGTATAAGATCAAAATCCTTTGAAATCAAACCAATTCTCACGGAAATCAAGACAGATGGCTTTATATCTTGCCTTAAGCTTATAAATGGAAAACTCTTTGTCGGAACAACTTCCTCAATTGATATTTGGGATACTAAGACAGAGCATAAAGTTAAAAGCTTTAAAGGAGATTTTTCTATGATATCGGCTATAGAGGTAGCGGATGGAAAACTCTTTAGCCCCTTTTCAGATAAAACCATTCATATAAAAGATATTGAGAGCGGGGAAACCCTAAAGGTACTAGCAGGTCATACCAATTTGATCACCAAAATTTATGTTTCTAACGGAAAAATCATCAGTAAGGGTCTTTGCGAGAACCTTAGAATTTGGGATGCGTTAACGGGTGATCTGATTAGAGTCATTGATTCTAAAATTTCAGATTTTTGGAGTGATGACGGAAAAATCTTTGCCCTATACTACGCTTCAGATGAGGGGATCATTCATCTATGGAATATTGAAACAGGTGAGCTTAAAAGCTTCGAGGGTCATAGGGATTTAACCTTTTTGACGGCAGCTAACGGAAAACTCTTTAGCGCTTTAGAAGACATGTCGATTTGTATCTGGGATGCTGAATCCGGAAAACAACTAAGAACTTTTAAAGAGCATACTGATCGGATTATCAATCTTGAGATCGTAGACAATAAACTAATAAGCTACGCATACGACTGCAAGATTTGTATTTGGGATATCGAGACAGGGACCCTGCTTAGAAAACTCGACACATCGAACTTATCTGAAGATAAAAAACCCTTAGGAATCTCTTCTGTCCAAATAGAAGGCGGAAAAATTTTTGCAGCGGCTCATAATAAAACCATTCAAATTTGGAATTTTAACCAAAACGCAAAAAATCCAATTAAATAG